Proteins from a single region of Cryptosporangium aurantiacum:
- a CDS encoding erythromycin esterase family protein — protein MQGAYLRDRLAARYVSIGVTFHHGSFNAYGVTGELGPVTVGSADPGSNEYILDWVALRDYVLDLRSAPPPARLAPRGTTYPLDRHRLAGAGQAGLARQDLRHHGPPAPRSGSSRPPGVAG, from the coding sequence ATGCAGGGCGCGTACCTCCGCGATCGGCTCGCCGCGCGGTACGTCAGCATCGGCGTCACGTTTCACCACGGTTCGTTCAACGCGTACGGCGTCACCGGTGAGCTGGGTCCCGTCACGGTCGGTTCGGCCGACCCGGGGAGCAACGAGTACATCCTGGACTGGGTGGCCCTGCGGGACTACGTCCTTGACCTGCGCAGCGCACCGCCACCCGCGCGCCTGGCTCCACGAGGCACGACCTACCCGCTCGATCGGCACCGACTGGCCGGCGCCGGCCAGGCCGGCCTCGCTCGGCAGGACCTACGACATCATGGTCCACCTGCACCACGTTCAGGCAGCTCACGTCCTCCCGGCGTGGCTGGGTGA
- a CDS encoding FAD-dependent oxidoreductase: MTKTPVTIVGAGLGGLTLARVLHVHGIPATTYEAEPSAAARTQGGQLDIHEYNGQLALEAAGLTDQFRAIIHEGAQASRVLDRHGTVLLDEPDDGTAGRPEVLRGDLRRILLESLPPETIQWGRKVAGVRSLGDGRHELTFADGSTVTTSLLVGADGAWSKIRPLLTDATPAYTGTTFIETYLYNADAATATIVGSGAMYAGAPGKAINAHREAGGVLHTYVQLNRPAEWIAAIDFTDAAAATATIAAEFDGWAPELTALITDGDTAPVPRLIHTLPATHRWARVPGVTLLGDAAHLMPPSGEGANLAMFDGSELAQAIAAHPGDVEAALTVYEEAMYARSEAEAVDAEEILEICLGEGAPYSLAEFFRSAPESPSHAGRT; encoded by the coding sequence ATGACAAAGACCCCGGTCACGATCGTCGGTGCGGGCCTCGGCGGCCTCACCCTCGCGCGTGTCCTCCACGTCCACGGCATTCCCGCGACGACCTACGAGGCGGAACCGTCCGCGGCGGCCCGCACGCAGGGCGGCCAGCTCGACATCCACGAGTACAACGGGCAGCTCGCGCTGGAAGCGGCCGGCCTCACCGACCAGTTCCGCGCGATCATCCACGAGGGCGCACAGGCCTCCCGCGTGCTCGACCGGCACGGCACCGTGCTGCTCGACGAGCCCGACGACGGCACCGCCGGGCGCCCCGAGGTGCTTCGGGGCGATTTGCGGCGGATCCTCCTCGAATCCCTGCCCCCGGAGACGATCCAGTGGGGTCGCAAGGTCGCCGGTGTCCGATCGCTCGGCGACGGCCGGCACGAGCTGACGTTCGCGGACGGATCGACGGTGACCACGAGCCTGCTGGTCGGGGCGGACGGCGCCTGGTCGAAGATCCGTCCGCTGCTCACCGATGCCACGCCCGCATACACCGGGACGACGTTCATCGAGACCTACCTGTACAACGCCGACGCCGCGACGGCCACAATCGTCGGTAGCGGTGCGATGTACGCGGGCGCCCCCGGGAAGGCGATCAACGCGCACCGCGAAGCCGGCGGTGTCTTGCACACCTACGTCCAGCTGAACCGCCCGGCGGAGTGGATCGCGGCTATCGACTTCACCGACGCCGCCGCCGCGACCGCGACGATCGCGGCCGAGTTCGACGGATGGGCGCCGGAGCTCACCGCGCTGATCACTGACGGCGACACCGCACCGGTCCCGCGGTTGATCCACACGCTGCCGGCCACTCACCGCTGGGCGCGCGTGCCCGGGGTGACGCTGCTCGGCGACGCCGCTCACCTGATGCCACCGTCCGGCGAGGGCGCGAACCTGGCCATGTTCGACGGCTCCGAACTCGCGCAGGCGATCGCCGCGCACCCCGGCGACGTCGAAGCGGCGCTGACCGTCTACGAGGAGGCGATGTACGCGCGCAGCGAAGCGGAGGCCGTGGACGCGGAGGAGATCCTCGAGATCTGCCTCGGCGAGGGAGCGCCGTACTCGCTCGCCGAGTTCTTCCGCAGCGCCCCGGAGTCACCCAGCCACGCCGGGAGGACGTGA
- a CDS encoding TetR/AcrR family transcriptional regulator, translating into MVLMRARTQRGERRTDALSKERIVEAAIEILDTEGESALTFRALAARLATGAGAIYWHVANKDELLAAATDQVVAGVLTEVVSGAEPRDAIRSMALGVFDAIDAHPWVGAQLSREPWQPAIVRILEGIGGRLEALGVPQKAQFNCVSALVNYILGLAGQYAAGARLLPRDTDRTAFLGTVATRWTQLDPAEYPFVHRMAAQLADHDDREQFLAGIDLILVGIRSVR; encoded by the coding sequence ATGGTGCTCATGAGGGCCAGGACACAGCGCGGCGAACGGCGTACGGACGCGCTCTCTAAGGAGCGGATCGTCGAGGCGGCGATCGAGATCCTCGACACCGAGGGGGAGAGCGCGCTGACGTTCCGCGCGCTCGCGGCCCGCCTCGCGACCGGGGCCGGGGCGATCTACTGGCACGTCGCCAACAAGGACGAGTTGCTCGCCGCCGCCACCGACCAGGTCGTGGCCGGCGTCCTGACCGAGGTGGTCAGCGGCGCCGAGCCGCGGGACGCGATCCGGTCGATGGCCCTCGGGGTGTTCGACGCGATCGACGCGCACCCCTGGGTGGGTGCCCAGCTCTCGCGCGAGCCGTGGCAGCCCGCGATAGTGCGCATCCTCGAGGGCATCGGCGGGCGGCTCGAGGCGCTCGGCGTCCCCCAAAAAGCGCAGTTCAACTGCGTGTCCGCGCTCGTGAACTACATCCTCGGCCTCGCCGGACAGTACGCCGCAGGCGCTCGGCTCCTCCCGCGCGACACCGATCGGACCGCGTTCCTCGGGACCGTCGCCACGCGGTGGACGCAACTCGACCCGGCCGAGTACCCGTTCGTGCACCGGATGGCCGCGCAGCTGGCCGACCACGACGACCGCGAACAGTTTCTGGCCGGCATCGATCTCATCCTCGTCGGCATCCGCTCCGTCCGGTGA
- a CDS encoding glycoside hydrolase family 76 protein, translating into MTWAERAEAAHAVLLERYRSGWTGLFRPADPPAAGDRLRLAYWWQAQALDALVDAQLRAPTVAGARRIRAFVAGLRLVRAGRLVNDYYDDVAWMALALLRADAVGAGTGRLARGLWRHLIGGWSDTHGGGISWSRGQRDYKNVPANGPAAILAARLHRRYGDPADLRWAQRIVEWIDNTLVDHATGLVWDGIGRRGDDHVDRDWLFTYTHGVLIGAHDELAALTGDPRHTARADATTDAVVTHLCQDGVLQDEGDGDGAMFRGICARYLGARNRPRCRAVLLRSSEAAWSNRDAAGRFGISWRTPPSGGSSLAAHLSGLFLCEQAAALERGSPGRGRAPAEPD; encoded by the coding sequence GTGACCTGGGCCGAGCGGGCGGAGGCCGCCCATGCCGTCCTGCTCGAGCGGTACCGCAGCGGGTGGACCGGTCTGTTCCGGCCGGCCGACCCGCCTGCGGCGGGAGATCGGTTGCGGTTGGCCTACTGGTGGCAAGCCCAGGCTTTGGACGCTCTGGTCGACGCACAGTTGCGGGCGCCGACCGTCGCCGGAGCGCGCCGGATCCGGGCGTTCGTCGCGGGCCTGCGCCTGGTCCGGGCGGGCCGGCTGGTCAACGACTACTACGACGACGTCGCGTGGATGGCGCTGGCGTTACTCCGGGCTGATGCCGTGGGCGCGGGCACCGGCCGATTGGCGCGTGGACTGTGGCGTCACCTGATCGGCGGCTGGAGCGACACGCACGGCGGAGGAATCTCCTGGTCCCGCGGCCAGCGTGATTACAAGAACGTTCCGGCGAACGGACCGGCCGCGATCCTGGCCGCGCGGCTGCACCGCCGGTACGGCGACCCCGCGGATCTCCGCTGGGCGCAGCGGATCGTGGAGTGGATCGACAACACGCTGGTCGATCACGCCACCGGCCTGGTCTGGGACGGGATCGGTCGGCGGGGCGACGACCACGTCGACCGCGACTGGCTGTTCACCTACACCCACGGAGTCCTGATCGGGGCCCACGACGAGCTGGCCGCGCTCACCGGCGACCCGCGGCACACCGCCCGCGCGGACGCCACCACGGACGCCGTCGTCACACATCTGTGCCAGGACGGCGTCCTGCAGGACGAGGGGGACGGCGACGGCGCGATGTTCCGGGGCATCTGTGCGCGGTACCTCGGGGCGCGGAACCGTCCGCGCTGCCGGGCCGTCCTGCTCCGCTCGTCGGAGGCCGCCTGGAGCAACCGGGACGCGGCCGGTCGCTTCGGAATCAGCTGGCGCACGCCGCCGTCGGGGGGTAGCAGCCTGGCCGCGCACCTGTCCGGGCTGTTCCTCTGCGAGCAGGCGGCCGCTCTGGAGCGCGGTTCACCCGGTCGCGGTCGGGCGCCAGCCGAGCCCGACTGA
- a CDS encoding TetR/AcrR family transcriptional regulator, whose translation MVRTKNPAVRTQLIERAAQMLRVREPVTLRSVVAGTGLSTMAVYTYFGGMDGLWRAMRQEGFTRLAAKLDAVSLTEDPVQDLAALGSAYVANALADPDLYRVMFDAGFELENPAAADESLHSLVSAVERAKGAGRFRADVDPLAVATQSWAVGHGLVSLVATGPLPPQALDHGASILTALFTSCGDGPETCRRSVGLGWRPTATG comes from the coding sequence GTGGTCAGGACAAAAAATCCAGCGGTCCGCACGCAACTGATCGAGCGCGCCGCGCAGATGCTGCGCGTCCGGGAGCCGGTCACGCTGCGCTCGGTCGTCGCGGGCACCGGTTTGTCGACGATGGCCGTCTACACCTACTTCGGTGGCATGGACGGTCTGTGGCGGGCGATGCGCCAGGAAGGGTTCACCCGCCTGGCCGCCAAGCTCGACGCGGTCTCGCTGACCGAGGACCCGGTCCAGGACCTCGCCGCCCTCGGCTCCGCCTACGTCGCGAACGCCCTCGCCGACCCCGACCTCTACCGGGTGATGTTCGACGCCGGCTTCGAACTGGAGAACCCCGCGGCCGCGGACGAGTCCCTGCACAGCCTGGTGAGCGCCGTCGAGAGGGCCAAGGGCGCCGGGCGGTTCCGCGCCGACGTCGATCCGCTGGCGGTCGCTACCCAGAGCTGGGCCGTCGGCCACGGGCTGGTGTCGCTGGTGGCCACCGGCCCGCTACCGCCGCAGGCACTCGATCACGGCGCGTCGATCCTCACCGCGCTGTTCACCAGCTGCGGCGACGGCCCCGAGACCTGCCGCCGCTCAGTCGGGCTCGGCTGGCGCCCGACCGCGACCGGGTGA
- a CDS encoding RidA family protein, whose product MAVELVNPDGLPKPEVYRQLSIATGSRLVFLAGQVARDAEGSPVGAGDLAAQVEQAYLNVGTAMAAIGGSFDDVAKLTIYAVDWSPEKLPLLGEGVARAAAKLGVDPVKPITLLGVSALGEPDLLVEVEATAILD is encoded by the coding sequence ATGGCTGTGGAACTCGTCAACCCGGACGGACTGCCGAAACCCGAGGTGTACCGGCAGCTGTCGATCGCCACGGGCTCGAGGCTGGTGTTCCTGGCCGGGCAGGTGGCCCGCGACGCGGAGGGGAGCCCGGTCGGTGCGGGCGACCTGGCCGCGCAGGTCGAACAGGCCTACCTCAACGTCGGCACGGCGATGGCCGCGATCGGCGGGTCGTTCGACGACGTGGCGAAGCTGACGATCTATGCGGTCGACTGGTCGCCGGAGAAGCTGCCGCTGCTGGGCGAAGGGGTGGCCAGGGCGGCCGCGAAGCTCGGTGTCGACCCGGTCAAGCCGATCACGCTGCTCGGCGTGTCTGCGCTGGGCGAGCCCGACCTGCTGGTCGAGGTCGAGGCCACCGCGATCCTCGACTGA
- a CDS encoding Clp protease N-terminal domain-containing protein, which translates to MIRRRQRRPPTTSIGRPVGPILTAAREEAAWAGHGYVGVEHLLIALARTDSGLLAEHAVTPASARLAVRQVVAAGDGDGPRWDAEALLGTLGIDLAQIRRQVEESFGPDAVHQLYSGPVGWNLRPRGPLCDPPMTPQLKRALHRALGRCWDASPSRLSDRLLLGALDADSAGLTSVLTRLGVEPGRLRAAVRLD; encoded by the coding sequence ATGATCCGCAGGCGGCAGCGACGCCCGCCGACGACGAGTATCGGCCGGCCGGTCGGCCCGATCCTGACCGCCGCGCGGGAAGAGGCGGCGTGGGCGGGCCACGGCTACGTCGGCGTCGAGCACCTGCTGATAGCCCTCGCCCGCACCGACTCCGGGCTGCTGGCGGAGCACGCCGTGACCCCGGCGTCGGCGCGGCTCGCCGTCCGGCAGGTCGTCGCCGCCGGTGACGGTGATGGACCCCGCTGGGACGCCGAGGCGTTGCTGGGCACGCTCGGCATCGATCTGGCGCAGATCCGACGGCAGGTAGAAGAGAGCTTCGGGCCGGACGCGGTGCACCAGCTCTACAGCGGCCCCGTCGGCTGGAATCTCCGGCCCCGCGGCCCACTCTGCGATCCACCGATGACTCCGCAGCTCAAACGCGCGCTGCACCGCGCGCTGGGTCGCTGCTGGGACGCCTCCCCGTCCCGCCTGTCCGACCGGCTGCTGCTCGGCGCGCTCGACGCCGACAGCGCCGGGCTGACCAGCGTCCTGACCCGGCTCGGGGTCGAGCCGGGTCGGCTCCGCGCGGCCGTGCGCCTCGACTGA
- a CDS encoding matrixin family metalloprotease, producing the protein MRNLLPFRSAPAPTTTVAALATVAAAAAVVAGIAAAPVAAGHVAAGHVAAGHADAHAHADEHVTNDGRNVSYQGLTVRIPAAGEGVQAAAQSTSGDISLTVTRGADGKVIVKTDAHAHDEDADEHAEAQAVTAVTSRPSAAKTCTDRAYALAGWKLPGFTWYYNPAGAPAAVAGTAASAISAGTTALSTACGQKRLALVPSYAGQSSAPVQVGAAGNCIGNDGRNVIGWRAGSGRWLGMTCTYFKTVNGKKTVTGTDTALNTQYKFFTSTANCSGAYDLQSVVLHERGHSLGLNHVNQTANASAVMTPALTTCSAGKRTLGLGDYQGLAALYGTR; encoded by the coding sequence ATGCGTAACCTGCTTCCCTTCCGGTCCGCTCCCGCCCCGACCACCACGGTCGCCGCGCTTGCCACCGTCGCCGCCGCTGCCGCGGTCGTCGCAGGTATCGCCGCCGCCCCCGTCGCCGCCGGCCACGTCGCCGCCGGCCACGTCGCCGCCGGCCACGCCGATGCGCACGCTCACGCTGACGAGCACGTCACCAACGACGGTCGCAACGTCAGCTACCAGGGGCTGACCGTCCGCATCCCCGCCGCCGGCGAGGGTGTCCAGGCCGCCGCCCAGAGCACCTCGGGCGACATCTCGCTCACCGTCACCCGCGGCGCCGACGGCAAGGTCATCGTCAAGACCGACGCCCACGCCCACGACGAGGACGCCGACGAGCACGCCGAGGCGCAGGCCGTCACCGCCGTCACCAGCCGCCCGTCCGCGGCCAAGACCTGCACCGACCGCGCCTACGCGCTCGCCGGCTGGAAGCTTCCCGGCTTCACCTGGTACTACAACCCGGCCGGTGCGCCGGCCGCCGTGGCCGGAACCGCCGCGTCGGCGATCAGCGCCGGTACCACCGCGCTGAGCACGGCCTGTGGTCAGAAGCGCCTCGCGCTGGTCCCGTCCTACGCCGGCCAGTCCTCGGCCCCGGTGCAGGTCGGCGCCGCGGGCAACTGCATCGGCAACGACGGCCGCAACGTCATCGGCTGGCGCGCCGGCAGCGGCCGCTGGCTCGGCATGACCTGCACCTACTTCAAGACGGTCAACGGCAAGAAGACCGTCACCGGCACCGACACCGCGCTGAACACCCAGTACAAGTTCTTCACCTCGACCGCGAACTGCAGCGGCGCCTACGACCTGCAGTCCGTCGTCCTGCACGAGCGTGGCCACTCGCTGGGCCTGAACCACGTCAACCAGACCGCCAACGCCAGCGCGGTCATGACCCCGGCGCTCACGACCTGCTCGGCCGGCAAGCGCACGCTGGGCCTCGGCGACTACCAGGGCCTCGCGGCCCTCTACGGAACGCGCTGA